Genomic segment of Deltaproteobacteria bacterium:
GTCGAAGAAGACCTCCGCGGCGACCCCCACGCCCACCACGTCGGGGGCGAAGGCGGCCGCGCGCGCGGCGACGCTCTCCGCATCCAGGCCGAAGCGCACGGGGCCCTTCGCCCGCCGGAGGGCCGCGTAGTCGGGCTCGGCCAGCGCGTCGAGTATCTGGACCTCCACGCCCGCAGCCCGACGCGCCGCCGCCGCGAGATAGAGGAGGCCGAGCGGAACCCCGACCCAGGGCCCGTCCGGGTAGACCAGGCTCGCGAAGCGTCCCGCGGGGCGCACGAGCAGGAGGCGCAGGGGTCGGGTCACGGCGCCACCGCGAGCGCGCGGCCGGGTGCGAGAGCGGGCTCCCGGCCGAGGCAGCGTTGCCAGAGCGAGGTCGGCGCGCGACGGGCGTCGAGGCCGATCTCGAGGCCGGCCTGCCGCGAGCTGAGCTCGACCACCTTGCGCCAGCGCAGCACGCGGCTCCGCTCCTCGAGGCGTACCTGCAGGTCTCCGGCGAGCGTCTCGTAGTTCACGAAGCGACCCCCGTCCGGGGTGTCGAGCTCGATGGGCAGAAACGCCTCGAGCGGCGCGCGCGCCTCGACGGTGATCCGGCGGCGACCGTCGCTCGCTTCCACGCGCCAGCCCCCCGGAAGCGGCTCGACGCGCGTCCCGTGCAGGTCAGTGCTGCGAAAGGCGTGCACGCGTCCCTCGTGGCGCAGGCCCACGCAGACCACGCTTCCCACCTCGACGCGGCGCATGGCGCGCGGAAGACCGCCGCCCACGACCAGCGCCGTCTCCGGCGCGTCGGCGAAGGTGTTGCAGGCGATCCAGAGCCAGTAGCGGGGAAAGGAGCTGCCCCAGTTGTGGTCCTGGTAGCCCGGGGCGCCGACGAGCTCGAGCCGCTCGCCGTCGAGCTCCACCACGCCGCTCACCCGCGCGTCGGCCTGCGCCGGGTGCCAGTGGATGTTCGACGCCGCGGGAAACCACGACACCCAGCCCGTGGCGGGAAAGCGCCAGCGCGTGGCGAAGCCGAGGTCCCAGCGCGCGCGATGGCCCTGCCCCGCCACCTCGCCGACCGCGCGGCAGGCCGTGGCGTGGCTCCGGCCGACGCGCACGTAGGTCGAGCTCGACGAGGCCTCGAAGCTCCGCACGGGGAGGCGCTCCACGAGGAGGAGCTTGCGGCGCGGAGCCCCGAAGATCAGGAAGGCCTGGCTCGCCCCGCTCCGCCCGGCGACGTCGGTGGGATTCACCACGCCGTAGGCGGCGAAGATCGCCTCGCCCGTGGCCGGCACGACGGCCTTGTAGTACCACCACTCGAACCAGGGCTGGCGGGCGGCGGGCCCGCGCGCATCGAGAGCCGACCGCCCCATGTAGACGTTCTGCGGGTCGACCTCGTGCGACCGGTCGCGCAGCAGGCGAACGGCCGGGGACCGAGGCGGCCCTTCCGCCGCGCGCACCCCGACCGCGCGCCGGTCTGCGACCCGGGGCGTGTCCGTGACATCCATGCTGGACTCTCCGGCTGCCGCCCCTGTGCACGCGGCGTGCCGCCCGGGACCGGCCCCCGCGCTTCGGGCCGGCGCCCCGCCCACTCTCCATGAGGCTGGCTCAGCCGCTGGCCTTTTCGACGTGGCCCCGCAGGCGGCGGCGGGCCGAGGTCCCGCGACCTCGCGCAACGGGCACCTGGCCACCGGCGCCACTCCGTCGCCGGCGACCGCTCAGGGCCGAAGGGGCCTCGCGCCCGGGCGCGTCAAAGGTAGTGCCCGCAGCGGGCCGGCGTCCCGCCGGGACCTGGCCCGAGGCAGGTCTCGAAACCGGCCGTGCGGCAGTCCACGGTATGCTTGCGGCCGTCCACGCAGACCACCAGGCCATCCTTCGCACACTCCCCCGCGAACGAGGCGTTGCACGCGTTGCCCGTCGCGCGACAGGGCAGGGTCCCGAGCGCCGTCGGATCACACGCGCCCGCCAGGAGGTTCTGCCCGCAGTCGACTGTGGCCAGCCTGCCCCCCACGCAATACTCCGCCAGGCCCCCGGTGCACCGAGGCCGCTCCGTCTCGCTGCACGCCGCGCCGGTCCCGCGGCAGAGCTGCGCCGAAGGAGTGCTCACGCAGGCGAGCCCGCTCGGGGCGCAGTCGAAGTCGAACGCCGCTCCGGCGCTGCAGTGCATCCCCTGGCTCCCCCTGCACTGGGTGAAGAGCATCGCCTCGCACGACGTCTTCGCGCAGGCTGCCCGCTGCATCCCCGTCGCGAGCGGCACGCAGTCGCTTCCGAAGCTGGCGCAGTCGAGCGAGCCAGCGCTCGTCACGACCGACGATCCCTTGCACGCCCCGCCCTCGACGATTCGCGAGAGCGCGAACAGGGTACCTCCAAAGCAGGCGCTCAGGGCCTTGCAGTCCGTGGCCCGCGCCGCGCACGAGAGGAGGCGATCGGCCAGCAGCGGATCGGCGTCCGAGCGCAGCCCCGAGGCGTACCAGTTCCGACGAGCGAACGCCGCCACGCAGGCCGAGGGGGTGCGCGGCATCCAGGTCACGGAGTTCGGAGAGCAGCTCACGGCGAGCGCACAGGCTCGCGCCACCGACGCGGGGAAGCCAGGGAGCACCGCGGAGCCACTGTCCGGCGAGGCCGCGTCCCCCCGCGCGTCGGCCCGCGCCTCGGCGTCCACCGCTGCCCCCGACTCTCGCGGCGCGGCGTCCCTCCCGCCGTCGAACGCCACGAGCCCGGTCCGCGCGCCGCAGCCGCACGCCCCGAGCCAGAACGCCACCATCATCACGCGCGCCGTGCCTTTCATGGGCCGAACGCTACCACAACGTCCCCGCGCCTGGCGGGCCTGGAGCACCAGCCTCATCGCGCGCCGCCCGGTTCTCGGGTCGCGCTACAATGATCCTCGATGCGTTCCCTGCCGCCGCGCGTTCTCCTCCTCGCGCTCTGCTCCCTCGTGGCGCAGGGGTGCACGAGCTCCGTCCCGGCGCCGAGCGACGGCGGCGCGATCGACGCCCTTCACGACGCGGGCCGCCCGGACGGTGCATCCGACGGCGCTGCACCGCTGCGCGACGGTACGACCGATCATCGGCTCGCGTTCGACGGCAGGCTTCCCCCCGACGGCCCGCGCCCCACCTCTCCCTGCTCCACGCCCCCCGCGCCGCTCCTCTCCGAGGACTTCGAGGGCACGCTCGCCGCCTGGACGGTGGCCCCGCACGCGCCTCCGGTCAACGAACCCGTCCTCCGCGCCGGCTGCGGCTACCGGAGCAATCGGTGCCTCGCGCTCGTCTTCGGGGACGGCTCGAACGCCCAGCACGTGATGATCTCGCGCAGCCTCCCCGGCAGCACCGACCTCCTCGTCCGGGTCTACTTCTACGACGATATGGACCCCACGCTCGGGTCGATGATCGAGGTGTCGAACGCAGCCGGCACGGGGGGGCTGGGCCTCGGGGTGGTGACGTCGCTCTATCCGTCGAGCTACGCGATCCGTTTCAACACCTTCGCCGGAACCAAGGACACGAAGGTCCCGCGCTCGGCCGGGTGGCACCTCTTCGAGCTCATCGTCACCGGCCAGGGGAGCTACGGGAAGGTGGACAACGTCCTCTTTCGCGAGGTCAACCCGAGCCTCACCTCGGCGAGCAAGGTCTCCTTCGTGGCCACCTGGAACCTCACGGGCCAGGCGATCTACGACCAGCTCGCGGTCCACCCGATCGACCGACGCCCCTGGCCCGCGCGCCTCTGCAGCGAGCTCGGCGCCTTCTACGACACCTACGGCAAGACCGACTTCAGCCCGCTCTATCCGACCCTCGGCACGGCGCTCCACAGCAACGACCTGCGCTCGCTCTTCGACACCGCCGGCGCCTTCGCCATCTACGGTCAGCGGGCCTCGGACGCGACGGCCCGGGCCCGCGGCAAGCAGCTCTTTCTCGACGGACTCGCGCACGGGCAGTGGGGCAAGATCAACGACTGGGCGCGCGGCGTGGCCCTCTCGTCGGTTGCGCGCGCGGCGCACCTCCTCTGGGCGGAGCTCGACGCGGCGACGCGGGCCAAGGTCCAGCAGCTCATGTTCGACAACGCGCAGCTCTACCTGGCGCGACTTCCCGAATCCGGCCACGTCGGCGACTCCAAGGCCGAGGAGAACGCCTGGCACGCCGACTTCCTGGCCGCAGTGCTGGTCTATTTCCCGGGCGTCCCGAACGCGGCCGCGCTCGAGGCCAAGCTGCGCTGCTTCGCCTATCACAGCATCACCCGCAGCACCGACGCCGCGTACTGCGGCCTGAAGACCCAGACCGTCTACGACACCTTCCTCCTCGAGAACCACAACAAGACGAGCCCGATCTACGCCGCGTCGACCATCCACCTTCTGGCCAAGCCCTATTTCACCTTCCGCGCCGCCGGCAGAGCCACCATCCCGGCCGAGCTCAGCCACAACGTCGCGCCCCTCTATCAGAAGCTCGCGACCTTCGTCGACCCGAACACCTTCCACTTCGTGAACGCCCCTGCCGACTGGAGCGGCGCGACCAACTCCTTCTGCAACAACCCCCTCGTCCTGGCCTACGCGGAGGCGCTCAAGGCGCCACCGGCGCTCGCCCTGCAGGACCTGTTCTCCAAGCGCAGCCTCTTCTACCGCGACCTGCCGAGCGAGTGGGTCAAGGCCCCGCCCGCGCGGCTCGCGAGCTTCAACCAGCTCGATCCGACGAGCGACGGCTATCGGTGGTTTCTGGACGCCAACGCGGCGGGAGGGGTCTTCGCGACAGCCATGGACCTGCTGGTCCCCTGAGCCCTGACGGGAAGGATCGCGGCCAGGGCGACCGCGTCTACAGCATGTTCAGCTCGAGCTTGGCGGCCTCGGTCATCAGGTCCGGCGACCAGGGCGGGTCCCAGACCACGTCCACCACCACCGTCGCGACGCCCGCGATCCCCTTCACCCGCTCCTCCACCTCGCCCGGCAGGCTCCCCGCCACCGGGCAGGCCGGCGAGGTGAGCGTCATGACGACCCGCACCTTGCCCGCCTCCTCGACGGCCACCTCGTAGATCAGCCCCAGGTCGTAGATGTTCACCGGGATCTCGGGGTCGAAGCAGGCCTTGAGCACCTCGACGACCTGCGCCCGGATCCCCTCTTTGCTGGTGGGTCCTATCTCCACGGCCATCTCCTCGCGCGTCACTCGGTGGTCACGGGCGCGCCCTCGTGGCGCAGCGCCGCCTGGAGGGTGTGCCACGGCAGGGTCGCGCACTTGACCCGCGCCGGGTACTCGCTCACGCCGCTGAACGCCTCCAGCTTGCCCAGGTCCACGTGGGGCTGCGCCTCGGCGCGCTCGCAGCTCTTGCACGGCTCGCCGGTCACGAGCTGGTGGAAGCGTTCGAAGAGGTCCTCCACCTCGGCCAGCGTCTTGCCCTTCAGACTCTCGGTCATCATCGACGCCGAGGCCTTCGAGATGGCGCAGCCCGACCCCACGAACCCGATGTCCTTCACCACGCCGCCTTCGAGGTCGAGATAGATCGTGACCTGATCGCCGCACAGGGGGTTGTAGCCGTCGGCGTGGCAGGTGGCGCACTCGAGCGCGCGGTAGTTCCTCGGCCGCTTGTTGTGGTCGAGAATCATCTCCTGGTAGAGGTCCCTCAGGTCGGAGCTCACGCGAACACCTCCCGTACCTTGTGGAGCGCTCGCACGAGCGCGTCGATCTCCCCCCGCGTGTTGTAGAAGGCCAGCGAGGCCCGCGCCGTGGCGGGCACGCCGTAGTGCTGCATCACCGGCTGCGCGCAGTGGTGGCCGGTCCTGATCGCCACCCCTTCGCGGTCCAGGATGGTCCCGATGTCGTGCGGGTGTATCCCCTCGAGCGCGAAGGAGACGACCCCCGCCTTCTCGCGCGCGCGGCCGATGAAGCGGAGACCCGGCACCTCGCCCAGCGCCGCCTCCGCGTAGCCGAGCAGCTCGTGCTCGTAGGCCGCCGCCCGTTCCACCCCCACGCGCTCCAGGTAGTCCACCGCCGCGCCGAGGCCGATCACGCCGGCGATGTGCGGCGTCCCCGCCTCGAACTTGGCCGGCAGGTCGGCGTAGGTCGTCTTGGCGAAGGTCACCGATTTGATCATGTCTCCGCCCCCCTGGTACGGGGGCATGGCCTCGAGGAGCTCGGCCCGCCCGTAGAGCACCCCCACCCCGGTCGGCCCGAAGAGCTTGTGCCCCGAGACGGCGTAGAAGTCGCAGCCGAGCGCCTGCACGTCCACCTCGAGGTGCGGGGCCGCCTGCGCTCCGTCGAGCAGCACCACCGCCCCCACCGCGTGCGCCAGCTCGACGGCGCGCCGCACGGGGTTCACCGTGCCGAGGGCGTTCGAGACGTGCACGAGCGAAAGGACCTTCGTACGCGGTCCGACGAGCCGCTCGAGCTCGTCGAAGCGGAGCTCCCCCGCGTCGTCGAAGGGACAGACCTTGAGGACCGCCCCGTGCGCCTCGCACGCCATCTGCCACGGCACGATGTTCGAGTGGTGCTCCATCTCGGAGATCACCACCTCGTCACCGGGGCGCAGGTGCTGCCGGCCGTAGCTCGAGGCCACGAGGTTGATCGCCTCCGTCGCCCCGCGCGTAAACACGATCTCCCGCGCGTACCGCGCCCCGAGGAAGCGCTGCACCTTCGCCCGGGCCGCCTCGAAGGCCGCCGTGGCGCGCTCGCTCAGCGCGTGCACCCCCCGATGCACGTTCGAGTAGTCGCGCGCGTAGACGCGCACCATCGCGTCGATCACCGCCTGCGGCGTCTGCGCCGAGGCCGCGCTGTCCAGATAGACCAGCGGTCGACCGTGAACCTCCTGGTGCAGCGCCGGGAAGTCGCCTCGCAGCAGCTCGACCTCTCCGGCCGATAGCGGCCGCACCAGCTCGTGGGGCGCGTGCGGCGGGCAGGGCTCGCCCGGGACGCTCGGCCGGCGCTCGCACTCGTCGCAGTCGGGGGAGAGATGCGGGGTCCAGGGGGTGGCCATCACTACCTCAGCTCTCCAGCAGGCCGGCGTGCAGACAGCCCTCGAGCTGGCTCCGCAGGGCCGGCAGGCGCACGGCGTCGACCAGCTCCTGCGCGAAGGCCGCGACCAGCATGCGTCGCGCCTCGGCCTCGCCCACCGCGCGCGCGCGCAGATAAAAGAGCTGCTCCTCATCCAGATGTCCGACGGTGGCTCCGTGCGTGCAGCGCACGTCGTCCGCGAAGATCTCCAGCTGCGGCTTGGTGTAGATCTGGGCCTCCTCCGAGAGCAGCAGGTTCATGTTGCGCTGCTTGGCGTCGGTCTTCTGCGCTCCGGGCCAGACGTAGATCTTGCCGTTGAAGACCCCCTTCGCCCCTCCGCCGAGGATCCCCTTGTAGAGCTCGTGACTCGTACACGACGGCTGGCCGTGGTCGATGCGCGTGTGGTTGTCCACGTGCTGCTCGCCCCCCGCCAGGTAGAGCCCGTTCAGGCTGCACTCCGCCCCCGCCCCGTCGAGCCGCACCTGGAGGTCGTTCCGCACGAGTCCGCCCCCGAAGGAGAAGCTGTGCGAGACAAAGCGTGCCGCCCGGGCCAGACTCACCTGCAGCGTGGCGACGTGCAGGGCCGTAGCTCCCTCGCAGAGGACCTTGTGATGCTCGACCGAGGCCCCCTCGCGCACCACTACCTCGGAGACGACGTTGGTCCAGCTCGGCGCCGCCCCGAAAGAGAGGTAGCTCTCCACGAGCTTCACCTGGGCGCCGCGCTCCACGACCACGAGCTGCCGCGGGTGCGAGGCGGTCGGGGCAGCCTCCCCCGTGGCCACGTGAAGGATTTGGATGGGCCGTTCTAGAACGACTCCCGGAGCCACGTACACCAGCGCGCCGTCCTGCATCAGCGCCGTGTTCAGCGCCACGAAGGCCTGCTGCGCGAAGCTGGCGTGCCGTCCGAGCTCCTCCGTCGTGGGGTGGGGTTCTTTGCCCAGGAGGGCCTGCCCCAGGCTCCGCACCTCGACCCCCGCGGGGAGGTCCGAGAGGCGCGAGAGCGACCAGGCCGGCACA
This window contains:
- a CDS encoding DUF59 domain-containing protein, with translation MAVEIGPTSKEGIRAQVVEVLKACFDPEIPVNIYDLGLIYEVAVEEAGKVRVVMTLTSPACPVAGSLPGEVEERVKGIAGVATVVVDVVWDPPWSPDLMTEAAKLELNML
- a CDS encoding SUF system NifU family Fe-S cluster assembly protein; the encoded protein is MSSDLRDLYQEMILDHNKRPRNYRALECATCHADGYNPLCGDQVTIYLDLEGGVVKDIGFVGSGCAISKASASMMTESLKGKTLAEVEDLFERFHQLVTGEPCKSCERAEAQPHVDLGKLEAFSGVSEYPARVKCATLPWHTLQAALRHEGAPVTTE
- a CDS encoding cysteine desulfurase translates to MATPWTPHLSPDCDECERRPSVPGEPCPPHAPHELVRPLSAGEVELLRGDFPALHQEVHGRPLVYLDSAASAQTPQAVIDAMVRVYARDYSNVHRGVHALSERATAAFEAARAKVQRFLGARYAREIVFTRGATEAINLVASSYGRQHLRPGDEVVISEMEHHSNIVPWQMACEAHGAVLKVCPFDDAGELRFDELERLVGPRTKVLSLVHVSNALGTVNPVRRAVELAHAVGAVVLLDGAQAAPHLEVDVQALGCDFYAVSGHKLFGPTGVGVLYGRAELLEAMPPYQGGGDMIKSVTFAKTTYADLPAKFEAGTPHIAGVIGLGAAVDYLERVGVERAAAYEHELLGYAEAALGEVPGLRFIGRAREKAGVVSFALEGIHPHDIGTILDREGVAIRTGHHCAQPVMQHYGVPATARASLAFYNTRGEIDALVRALHKVREVFA
- the sufD gene encoding Fe-S cluster assembly protein SufD, with the protein product MEARAYVEQAFGELKRSVAGVEPPWVGEQRERAMARFGELGFPTVKDEEWKYTSVAPITRHRYVARDEQAASAVTAEQLAPWVLPACPVLVLVGGVPAWSLSRLSDLPAGVEVRSLGQALLGKEPHPTTEELGRHASFAQQAFVALNTALMQDGALVYVAPGVVLERPIQILHVATGEAAPTASHPRQLVVVERGAQVKLVESYLSFGAAPSWTNVVSEVVVREGASVEHHKVLCEGATALHVATLQVSLARAARFVSHSFSFGGGLVRNDLQVRLDGAGAECSLNGLYLAGGEQHVDNHTRIDHGQPSCTSHELYKGILGGGAKGVFNGKIYVWPGAQKTDAKQRNMNLLLSEEAQIYTKPQLEIFADDVRCTHGATVGHLDEEQLFYLRARAVGEAEARRMLVAAFAQELVDAVRLPALRSQLEGCLHAGLLES